One genomic window of Pocillopora verrucosa isolate sample1 chromosome 8, ASM3666991v2, whole genome shotgun sequence includes the following:
- the LOC131776625 gene encoding RNA cytidine acetyltransferase-like, whose product MVLKKVDNRIRVLIENGVQKKQRSLFVIVGDKGRDQVVILHHMLSKTAVKARPTVLWCYKKELGFSSHRKKRMKQLQKKIKSGTLDLKKDDPFELFVSATNIRYCYYAETHKILGNTYGMCVLQDFEALTPNLLARTVETVEGGGLIVLLLRTMSSLQQLYTLAMDVHSRYRTESHQDVVGRFNERFILSLTSNKNCMVIDDQLNILPISSHTLSITALPPKSKEESMTANEIELKSLKESLQDSQPVGGIVNCCRTLDQAKAVLKFIEAISEKTLRSTVTLTAARGRGKSAALGLSLASAVAFGYSNMFVTSPSPENLHTLFEFVFKGFDALEFQEHLDYELVQSTNPEFNKAVVRVNIFRDHRQTIQYIHPSDAHKLGQAELVVIDEAAAIPLPLVKDLMGPYLVFLSSTVNGYEGTGRSLSLKLIQQLRQQSTTHGPSSKGNSSTPLDRSLHEITLNESIRYAPGDEVERWLNHLLCLDATVVQRLSCGCPLPENCDLYYVNRDTLFSYHKASEVFLQRLMALYVASHYKNTPNDLQLLSDAPAHHIFCLLGPVDPAQNTLPEVYCVLQVCLEGDISKSSIMSSLSRGKRASGDLIPWTISQQFNDHDFAGLSGGRIVRIATHPDFQGMGYGRRAMNLLIQYYEGKIPSLAEERKEDGQISTLTGDEDVGLLQEVITPRSNLPPLLLKLSERPAEQLDYLGVSYGLTAQLLRFWKKSDFGPVYLRQTPNDLTGEHSCIMLRRLSDQEENSDDNWLQAYMTDFRRRFLSLLSYQFRNFQPSLALSILNNKSYKGIKGSGLTKGELEAVLTTYDIKRLELYSRNMVDYHLITDLLPAVSRLFFLQKMDFDLSAVQSAILLGLGLQHKTIEALEKELELPSSQLLGLFNRTMRKVVQCFSSVLESSFDSQVTKEREVAMEPLAQGLQEDLEEAAKELKEKQKKELEKLKNIDLSEFAISGKDDEWNTALSNNKNVTSVISVASTKRKTQPSNDQSKSHKKHKKSKQKHHTG is encoded by the exons ATGGTGTTGAAGAAAGTGGACAATCGCATCAGAGTTTTGATTGAAAATGGCGTCCAGAAGAAGCAGCGATCACTGTTTGTTATCGTGGGCGATAAAGGAAGAGATCAA gTTGTCATTCTTCATCACATGCTATCCAAGACAGCAGTCAAAGCAAGACCAACAGTTCTGTGGTGTTATAAGAAAGAACTAGGATTTAGCAG tcacagaaagaaaagaatgaagcaattgcaaaagaaaatcaagagtGGAACCTTAGATCTGAAGAAGGATGACCCATTTGAGTTGTTTGTATCAGCTACAAATATTCGCTATTGTTATTATGCTGAAACCCACAAGATACTTGGAAATACATATGGCATGTGTGTGCTTCAG GATTTTGAAGCTTTAACACCAAATCTACTGGCCCGAACCGTTGAGACAGTCGAGGGAGGCGGTTTGATTGTACTTCTGCTAAGAACAATGTCATCTTTGCAACAGCTGTACACATTGGCCATG GATGTACATTCCAGATACAGAACAGAGTCTCATCAAGATGTCGTTGGAAGATTTAATGAAAG ATTCATATTGTCGCTGACCTCaaataagaattgcatggttaTTGATGATCAGTTAAACATTCTTCCCATCTCTTCTCATACTCTATCAATAACTGCATTACCACCAAAATCAAAG GAAGAATCTATGACTGCAAATGAAATTGAGCTAAAGAGTTTGAAAGAATCATTGCAAGACTCACAACCTGTTGGAGGTATTGTTAACTGTTGCCGCACTCTTGACCAG GCAAAAGCAGTCCTCAAATTCATTGAAGCAATATCAGAAAAGACCTTAAGAAGCACGGTAACACTAACAGCGGCCCGCGGTCGTGGAAAATCAGCTGCCTTAGGACTGTCATTGGCTTCAGCTGTTGCATTTGG GTACTCAAACATGTTTGTGACATCACCAagtccagaaaacttgcacaCTTTGTTTGAGTTTGTTTTCAAAGGATTTGATGCCCTGGAATTCCAG GAACATCTTGACTATGAGCTGGTGCAGTCAACCAATCCAGAATTCAACAAAGCAGTTGTAAGAGTGAATATTTTCAGGGACCATCGACAAACAATCCAG TACATTCACCCATCAGATGCCCACAAACTTGGCCAAGCAGAGTTGGTTGTTATTGATGAGGCTGCTGCGATTCCACTGCCTTTGGTCAAAGATCTCATGGGGCCATACCTTGTGTTTCTGTCATCAACAGTGAATGG GTATGAAGGAACAGGCCGATCTCTCTCCTTAAAACTGATCCAACAGCTTAGACAACAGAGTACAACTCATGGTCCTTCCAGTAAAGGCAACAGTTCCACACCTTTGGACCGCAGTCTTCATGAAATCACTCTGAATGAGTCCATTCGTTATGCACCAGGTGATGAGGTGGAAAGATGGTTAAACCATCTTCTCTGTTTGGATGCCACTGTGGTACAAAGGCTGTCTTGCGGTTGTCCATTGCCTGAAAACTGTGATTT atATTACGTCAATCGGGATACACTGTTTTCTTATCACAAAGCGTCTGAAGTCTTCTTGCAAAGGCTCATGGCTCTTTATGTAGCTTCGCATTACAAG AACACTCCAAATGATCTACAGTTGTTATCTGATGCACCTGCACATCACATCTTTTGCCTGTTAGGCCCTGTTGATCCTGCTCAGAACACACTTCCAGAGGTGTACTGCGTGTTACAG GTTTGCCTTGAAGGTGATATCTCCAAGTCTTCCATCATGAGCAGTCTATCACGAGGCAAAAGGGCATCTGGCGACCTTATTCCCTGGACGATATCGCAGCAATTTAATGATCACGATTTTGCGGGTCTTTCTGGAGGAAGAATTGTCAGAATCGCTACCCATCCTGACTTTCAAGGG ATGGGTTATGGTCGACGGGCCATGAATCTTCTTATTCAGTATTACGAGGGAAAGATTCCCAGTTTAGCTGAAGAACGCAAAGAAGACGGACAAATCTCAACTCTGACTGGAGATGag GATGTTGGCCTACTACAGGAGGTGATAACTCCTCGCAGTAATCTACCGCCTCTTTTGTTAAAACTCAGTGAAAGACCAGCCGAACAACTGGATTATTTGGGCGTATCCTACGGCTTGACAGCTCAACTCTTAAG ATTTTGGAAGAAATCCGACTTTGGTCCTGTATACCTACGCCAGACGCCG AATGATTTGACTGGCGAACACTCTTGTATAATGTTAAGACGACTCTCCGATCAAGAAGAAAACTCTGATGACAACTGGCTGCAAGCCTACATGACTG ATTTCCGCCGGCGTTTTTTGTCCCTCCTTTCCTATCAGTTTCGCAACTTTCAACCATCTCTAGCGCTGAGTATTCTGAACAACAAGAGTTACAAAGGAATTAAAGGCTCAG GTTTAACAAAAGGTGAGCTAGAAGCTGTTCTTACAACTTACGACATCAAGCGATTGGAACTTTATTCGCGGAATATGGTGGATTATCATCTGATCACGGATTTGCTTCCAGCGG TCTCCAGGTTATTTTTCCTTCAGAAAATGGACTTCGATCTTTCTGCAGTGCAATCG GCGATTCTTCTCGGACTTGGACTACAACACAAGACCATAGAGGCCCTTGAG AAAGAATTAGAGCTACCATCATCTCAGTTACTGGGATTGTTCAACAGAACTATGAGAAAAGTTGTTCAG TGTTTTAGCTCTGTTCTCGAGTCATCCTTCGATAGTCAAGTCACCAAAGAAAGAGAAGTGGCTATGGAGCCGTTAGCTCAAGGACTTCAAGAGGATTTG GAGGAGGCAGCGAaggaattgaaagaaaagcaaaagaaagaactggaaaaactgAAGAACATTGATCTCAGCGA GTTTGCAATATCAGGAAAAGATGATGAATGGAACACGGCTCTAAGTAACAATAAGAACGTCACCAGTGTGATTAGCGTTGCAAGCACAAAGCGGAAGACACAG CCTTCCAATGATCAAAGCAAATCACATAAAAAACACAAGAAGTCCAAACAGAAGCACCACACTGGTTGA
- the LOC136283119 gene encoding trace amine-associated receptor 1-like, whose protein sequence is MSAMNNTSANNISEDYKSTSSMDFPSKPEGIVWCSVFILAAILIVVENLLTIVLFVTNQRLRKKSLFLVINMAVADLMLGAVTLPLYIYLVGKHHYQLWSGSVSQLFSYCYTIADNISMVASLITATFMSCERFYAIYRPFRHRTLSVRAYCIVIIVVWTLASLDTIFLIANLSKYYFFVWFSICTVSIILICGCNIAIRRKFQERIVASSLQQTRDLQSKRLTKTLLFVSALALFCWLPFASVFSLNVLLDLHDVIPWRCFVAMSFVNVTNAFVNPVVYAYRVPEFRQALARCCKIRRIVNTEDFELRVANTAALTTPTRLRNLQTLRDISNRDLQQLHFEEEVLDTKL, encoded by the coding sequence ATGTCAGCAATGAATAACACATCAGCAAATAATATCAGCGAAGACTACAAGTCTACATCATCCATGGATTTTCCATCCAAACCTGAAGGCATCGTTTGGTGCAGTGTTTTCATATTGGCAGCAATTTTGATAGTCGTAGAAAACCTACTCACCATCGTTCTTTTTGTCACTAACCAGAGGCTTcgaaagaaaagtttgtttctCGTCATCAATATGGCCGTTGCCGATCTGATGTTGGGGGCTGTGACTCTGCCTTTGTACATTTACTTGGTTGGAAAACACCATTATCAGCTTTGGTCAGGAAGTGTGAGCCAGCTTTTTTCCTACTGCTATACCATCGCTGACAACATCTCGATGGTAGCATCATTAATAACTGCGACCTTTATGTCATGCGAGAGGTTTTACGCCATATACCGACCGTTTAGACACCGAACGCTATCTGTGCGGGCATACTGCATAGTTATTATAGTAGTGTGGACACTAGCCTCCTTGGATACCATATTTTTAATAGCTAATTTgagtaaatattattttttcgtttGGTTTTCAATTTGCACTGTTTCAATTATCCTCATTTGTGGTTGTAACATCGCCATAAGGAGAAAGTTTCAAGAAAGAATTGTCGCAAGCTCGCTTCAGCAAACCAGAGACTTACAAAGTAAACGCTTGACAAAGACTTTGCTGTTTGTTTCTGCCCTTGCTTTGTTTTGCTGGCTACCTTTTGCTTCTGTTTTCAGTTTAAACGTTCTACTCGATCTTCACGATGTAATACCGTGGAGGTGTTTTGTAGCTATGAGCTTTGTTAATGTTACCAACGCATTTGTAAATCCAGTTGTGTATGCTTATAGAGTACCGGAGTTTCGACAGGCGTTAGCTCGGTGCTGTAAGATAAGGCGAATTGTGAACACTGAAGACTTTGAACTTAGAGTTGCCAACACAGCAGCTTTGACGACACCAACACGGCTTCGAAACCTCCAAACATTACGAGATATCTCTAATCGTGACCTACAACAACTACATTTTGAAGAGGAAGTACTTGATACCAAACTGTGA
- the LOC136282823 gene encoding trace amine-associated receptor 1-like yields MNNTSANNISEDYKSTSSMDFPSKPEAIVWCSVFILAVILIVVENLLTIVLFVTNQRLRKKSLFLVINMAVADLMLGAVTLPLYIYLVGKHYYQLWSGNMSQLFSYCYTIADNISMVASLITATFMSCERFYAIYRPFRHRTLSVRAYCIVIIVVWTLASLDTIFLIANLSKYYFLVWFSICIVSIILICGCNIAIRRKFQGRIVASSLQQTRDLQSKRLTKTLLFVSALALFCWLPFASVFSLNVLLDLHDVIPWRCFVAMSFVNVTNAFVNPVVYAYRVPEFRQALARCCKIRRIVNTEDFELRVANTAALTTPTRLRNLQTLQDISNRDQQQLHFEEEVLDTKL; encoded by the coding sequence ATGAATAACACATCAGCAAATAATATCAGCGAAGACTACAAGTCTACATCATCCATGGATTTTCCATCCAAACCTGAAGCTATCGTTTGGTGCAGTGTTTTCATATTGGCAGTAATTTTGATAGTCGTAGAAAACCTACTCACCATCGTTCTTTTTGTCACTAACCAGAGGCTTcgaaagaaaagtttgtttctCGTCATCAATATGGCCGTTGCCGATCTGATGTTAGGGGCTGTAACTCTGCCTTTGTACATTTACTTGGTTGGAAAACACTATTATCAGCTTTGGTCAGGAAATATGAGCCAGCTTTTTTCCTACTGCTATACCATCGCTGACAACATCTCGATGGTAGCATCATTAATAACTGCGACCTTTATGTCATGCGAGAGGTTTTACGCCATATACCGACCGTTTAGACACCGAACGCTATCTGTGCGGGCATACTGCATAGTTATTATAGTAGTGTGGACACTAGCCTCCTTGGATACCATATTTTTAATAGCTAATTTgagtaaatattattttctcgTTTGGTTTTCAATTTGCATTGTTTCAATTATCCTCATTTGTGGTTGTAACATCGCCATAAGGAGAAAGTTTCAAGGAAGAATTGTCGCAAGCTCGCTTCAGCAAACCAGAGACTTACAAAGTAAACGCTTGACAAAGACTTTGCTGTTTGTTTCTGCCCTTGCTTTGTTTTGCTGGCTACCTTTTGCTTCTGTTTTCAGTTTAAACGTTCTACTCGATCTTCACGATGTAATACCGTGGAGGTGTTTTGTAGCTATGAGCTTTGTTAATGTTACCAACGCATTTGTAAATCCAGTTGTGTATGCTTATAGAGTACCGGAGTTTCGACAGGCGTTAGCTCGGTGCTGTAAGATAAGGCGAATTGTGAACACTGAAGACTTTGAACTTAGAGTTGCCAACACAGCAGCTTTGACGACACCAACACGGCTTCGAAACCTCCAAACATTACAAGATATCTCTAATCGTGACCAACAACAACTACATTTTGAAGAGGAAGTACTAGATACCAAACTGTGA
- the LOC131776688 gene encoding eukaryotic translation initiation factor 3 subunit M codes for MEPILPAFIDVGEQDQALEIRGYLKSCGADINEESMSPLHEDLEQLLMACDINFKSEAELEGVMNSLLSLILIVTEKRDDLIRKFCDKVAEVRSDEDTSLTRLRILSILLNWLHERDPVRYDVYCTQVKVAGKAGLIDQINVSLDQVRSWLNMWEVDGVKARKVYRLLFDALTEDRQSEEATSVMVELLRTYTDENASEVKDDAKNCIVSLLGRPNVLIMDFLLTLPPVAALQGEPIYQLLTIFVSGKLADYMEFYEKNKDFVDSCGLTHEKNLHKMRVLTFMSLGEAKSEVHFDDLCKELNISVDEIEEFIIEALRSKLIRTRIDQVNKKVIISSATHRTFGTNQWQELRDRLEEWRQSLQSVGTSLKAVVPAVDG; via the exons ATGGAGCCGATCTTGCCAGCTTTTATCGATGTTGGGGAACAGGACCAG GCTCTGGAAATTCGAGGTTATCTTAAGTCCTGTGGTGCTGATATAAATGAAGAAAGTATGTCTCCATTACACGAGGATTTGGAGCAGCTGTTGATGGCATGTGACATTAATTTCAAGTCAGAAGCAG AACTTGAAGGGGTCATGAACAGCCTTCTTTCCCTGATACTGATTGTGACAGAAAAAAGAGATGACCTAATCAGAAAATTTTGTGACAAAGTGGCTGAAGTAAGATCTGACGAGGACACATCACTGACCAGACTTAGAAT ACTAAGCATCCTGCTAAACTGGCTTCATGAAAGAGATCCTGTCCGATATGATGTTTACTGCACTCAGGTCAAGGTTGCAGGAAAAGCTGGTTTGATTGATCAGATAAATGTATCGTTGGATCAG GTTAGGAGTTGGCTAAACATGTGGGAAGTTGATGGAGTGAAGGCCAGAAAAGTATACAGATTGCTTTTTGATGCCTTGACAGAAGACAGACAAAG TGAGGAGGCCACATCAGTCATGGTCGAACTCCTTAGGACATACACTGATGAAAATGCATCTGAAGTGAAAGATGATGCCAAAAATTGTATTGTGAGTCTTTTGGGAAGACCGAATGTCCTCATCATGGATTTCCTTCTGACACTTCCACCAGTTGCAGCTTTGCAAGGGGAACCAATTTACCAG CTTCTGACCATCTTTGTTTCTGGGAAACTTGCTGACTACATGGAATTCTATGAAAAGAACAAAGATTTTGTGGATTCTTGTG GTTTGACTCATGAGAAGAACCTTCACAAAATGCGAGTTCTAACATTCATGTCACTTGGGGAAGCAAAATCAGAGGTGCATTTTGATGACCTCTGTAAGGAACTTAATATTAGTGTGGATGAAATTGAGGAATTTATCATAGAAG cACTTCGATCAAAACTCATTCGTACCAGGATAGACCAAGTCAACAAGAAAGTCATCATCAG CTCAGCGACACATCGAACGTTTGGTACCAACCAGTGGCAAGAGTTACGAGATCGCTTGGAAGAATGGCGCCAGAGTTTGCAGAGTGTTGGTACAAGTCTAAAGGCTGTTGTTCCCGCTGTAGATGGATAA